Proteins from a genomic interval of Desulfovibrio piger:
- the mgtE gene encoding magnesium transporter, which produces MAEGHGISIPEACRELGDEAEFVHPADLADHLENLSLEKQVCALRHMPTEDAAEALAELEGSVAVDVLENLDADVAAQIIAEMEPDDAADVLDELDEEHRDVLLGKLTREDSEELRNLLNFDPDSAAGVMNTELILLEENMTADEAITHIRSEMEDKESPYYAYVVDKNDKLVGVLSLRDLMLARPGTIVGDAVSGQSVVSVPYDMDKGEVANLLSHYNYLAMPVVDYEGHIMGVVTYDDIMDIMHEEASADMLGMVGADPEESVDTPWKESVRKRLPWLVVNMVNSALSASVVYMFEGSIAQMAALAVLMPMVANQAGNTGQQALAVMIRQLATDRFETKKAWMAVLREAKIGLVTGLFMAMLALCGAWGFTGNPLVGMVMAGALLCDMMLGAVAGGSIPLIFRALGRDPAQASSIFLTTITDGAGFFIFLGLATMFLF; this is translated from the coding sequence ATGGCGGAAGGACATGGCATAAGCATACCCGAGGCCTGCCGCGAGCTGGGGGACGAGGCGGAATTCGTCCATCCCGCCGACCTTGCCGACCATCTGGAGAACCTGAGTCTGGAAAAGCAGGTCTGCGCCCTGCGCCACATGCCCACGGAGGATGCCGCCGAGGCCCTGGCCGAACTGGAAGGCAGCGTGGCCGTAGACGTGCTGGAGAACCTGGATGCCGACGTGGCCGCCCAGATCATCGCCGAGATGGAACCCGACGACGCCGCCGACGTGCTGGACGAGCTGGACGAGGAACACCGCGACGTCCTGCTGGGCAAGCTGACGCGCGAAGATTCCGAAGAGCTGCGCAACCTGCTGAACTTCGACCCCGACTCCGCGGCCGGTGTCATGAACACCGAGCTGATCCTGCTGGAAGAGAACATGACGGCCGACGAGGCCATCACTCACATCCGCAGCGAGATGGAGGACAAGGAAAGCCCCTACTACGCCTATGTGGTGGACAAGAACGACAAACTGGTGGGGGTGCTTTCGCTGCGCGACCTGATGCTGGCGCGTCCCGGGACCATCGTGGGCGATGCCGTGTCGGGCCAGAGCGTGGTCTCCGTGCCCTATGACATGGACAAGGGCGAAGTGGCCAATCTGCTGTCGCACTACAATTATCTTGCCATGCCCGTCGTGGACTACGAAGGCCACATCATGGGCGTGGTGACCTACGACGACATCATGGACATCATGCACGAAGAGGCCAGCGCCGACATGCTGGGCATGGTGGGCGCCGACCCCGAAGAAAGCGTGGACACCCCCTGGAAGGAGAGCGTGCGCAAGCGCCTGCCCTGGCTGGTGGTGAACATGGTCAATTCGGCGCTCTCGGCATCGGTGGTCTACATGTTCGAGGGCTCCATCGCCCAGATGGCCGCCCTGGCCGTGCTCATGCCCATGGTGGCCAACCAGGCCGGGAACACCGGCCAGCAGGCTCTGGCCGTCATGATCCGGCAGCTGGCCACGGACCGCTTCGAGACCAAAAAGGCTTGGATGGCCGTGCTGCGCGAGGCCAAGATCGGCCTGGTCACGGGCCTTTTCATGGCCATGCTGGCGCTGTGCGGCGCCTGGGGCTTCACAGGCAACCCGCTGGTGGGTATGGTCATGGCTGGTGCGCTGCTGTGCGACATGATGCTGGGCGCGGTGGCCGGCGGTTCCATCCCCCTCATCTTCCGGGCCCTGGGACGCGACCCGGCCCAGGCTTCCAGCATCTTCCTGACCACCATCACAGACGGCGCGGGCTTCTTCATCTTTCTCGGGCTGGCCACCATGTTCCTCTTCTAG
- the nadC gene encoding carboxylating nicotinate-nucleotide diphosphorylase, which translates to MFTPWSTFFSDEGRRYLRRSIELALDEDGPDLTAQGLFAADAPMHAVIRAKEDTHVVGLPVIHEVFEVMGADPHVEMLVEEASTVPAMTEVVRMEGPAIVLLKAERVILNFITHLSGIANLTARYVRELEGTGVRLLDTRKTTPCLRWPEKYAVQAGGGCNHRKNLVEMLMLKDNHIDAAGSITRAVARLRETYSPCPPIEVECRTLDHVREAVAAGADRVMMDNMGAPLLGQALELVPAHIEAEVSGGVTLETIRGIALTDPRHPDFISVGRLTHSAVAADFSMTLANA; encoded by the coding sequence ATGTTCACACCCTGGAGCACGTTTTTTTCCGACGAAGGCCGACGCTATCTGCGTCGTTCCATAGAACTGGCCCTGGATGAGGACGGCCCCGACCTGACCGCCCAAGGCCTTTTTGCCGCTGACGCACCCATGCATGCCGTCATCCGCGCCAAGGAAGACACCCATGTGGTGGGCCTGCCCGTCATCCACGAGGTCTTCGAGGTCATGGGCGCCGACCCGCACGTGGAGATGCTGGTGGAGGAGGCCTCCACCGTCCCGGCCATGACCGAGGTCGTCCGCATGGAGGGCCCGGCCATCGTCCTGCTCAAGGCCGAGCGGGTCATCCTCAATTTCATCACCCACCTTTCGGGCATCGCCAACCTCACGGCCCGCTATGTGCGCGAGCTGGAAGGCACCGGGGTCCGCCTGCTGGATACCCGCAAGACCACGCCCTGCCTGCGCTGGCCCGAAAAATACGCCGTCCAGGCCGGTGGCGGCTGCAACCACCGCAAGAACCTGGTGGAGATGCTCATGCTCAAGGACAACCACATCGATGCCGCCGGGTCCATCACCCGCGCCGTGGCCCGCCTGCGTGAGACCTACTCCCCCTGCCCGCCCATCGAGGTGGAATGCCGCACCCTCGACCATGTGCGCGAAGCCGTGGCCGCCGGGGCCGACCGCGTCATGATGGACAACATGGGCGCGCCCCTGCTGGGCCAGGCCCTGGAGCTGGTGCCCGCCCACATCGAGGCCGAAGTGAGCGGCGGCGTGACCCTGGAGACCATCCGCGGCATCGCCCTCACCGATCCCCGCCATCCCGATTTCATTTCCGTGGGCCGCCTGACGCATTCCGCCGTGGCTGCCGACTTCAGCATGACCCTGGCCAACGCCTGA
- the nadA gene encoding quinolinate synthase NadA: MSRFSDAITAIKQGLGDRLCIMGHHYQHDDVVRHCDVTGDSLELARRIEGIDAEHIVFCGVYFMGESAALLAKPGQSVHMPAWDANCMMSLMTPAGLARTVLLQLQATGRKIVPLAYVNTTLALKAVVGEFGGAVCTSANARTMLAWALEEAGPDGAVLFMPDKHLGRNTGLQLGLGPDDWHVLRLSGKNGLAESERLPGSAAACRRLLLWPGCCAIHGHLRPESVQAARAAYPGCRVLAHPECRPELIGLCDGSGSTSYLIKEAEKAAGEGGTLIIGTETNLVHRLRDRFAGRCRIEPLAPAICPDMAKVTEENLLACLQGVAAGTAPIMTLQDEQLAPARASLTRMLQVCAAQR; this comes from the coding sequence ATGTCTCGATTCTCCGACGCCATTACGGCCATCAAGCAAGGACTGGGCGACCGCCTGTGCATCATGGGGCACCATTACCAGCATGATGATGTGGTGCGGCATTGTGATGTGACCGGGGACTCCCTGGAACTGGCCCGCCGCATCGAAGGCATCGATGCCGAGCACATCGTGTTCTGCGGCGTGTACTTCATGGGCGAATCCGCGGCCCTGCTGGCCAAACCGGGCCAGAGCGTGCATATGCCCGCCTGGGACGCCAACTGCATGATGTCGCTCATGACGCCGGCCGGGCTCGCCCGTACCGTGCTGCTGCAGTTGCAGGCCACAGGCCGCAAGATCGTGCCCCTGGCCTATGTGAACACCACCCTGGCCCTCAAGGCCGTGGTGGGCGAATTCGGCGGGGCCGTCTGCACCTCGGCCAATGCCCGCACCATGCTGGCCTGGGCCCTGGAAGAAGCCGGGCCCGACGGTGCCGTGCTCTTCATGCCCGACAAGCACCTGGGCCGCAACACGGGCCTGCAGCTTGGCCTGGGCCCCGATGACTGGCACGTGCTGCGCCTGAGCGGCAAAAACGGCCTGGCCGAGAGCGAACGCCTGCCCGGCAGTGCCGCCGCCTGCCGCCGCCTGCTGCTCTGGCCGGGCTGCTGCGCCATCCACGGCCACCTGCGTCCCGAAAGCGTGCAGGCCGCCCGGGCCGCCTATCCCGGCTGCCGCGTGCTGGCCCATCCCGAATGCCGTCCCGAGCTCATCGGCCTGTGCGACGGCTCCGGCTCCACCTCCTACCTCATCAAGGAAGCGGAAAAGGCCGCCGGCGAAGGCGGCACCCTGATCATCGGCACGGAGACCAACCTCGTCCACCGCCTGCGTGACCGCTTTGCCGGACGCTGCCGGATCGAGCCTCTGGCGCCCGCCATCTGCCCCGACATGGCCAAGGTCACCGAAGAAAACCTGCTGGCCTGCCTGCAAGGCGTCGCTGCCGGCACAGCCCCCATCATGACATTGCAGGACGAGCAGCTGGCGCCCGCCCGGGCATCCCTGACCCGCATGCTCCAGGTATGCGCGGCCCAACGCTAG
- the nadB gene encoding L-aspartate oxidase, whose amino-acid sequence MSSTRRHVTILIIGSGIAGCTAALTLADAGRDVLLINAGPDLDDGNTPLAQGGIIYKAADTPRDAEARALEHDILVAGHRYNNNRAVRFLCRQGPDCVDNMLIERAGVDFDRNEDGTYNLTREGGHGAHRILHKADYSGRALMDGLAAQVKIHPRITCLHNHSAIDLLTTHHHAKNSQYRYSVTNRCLGAYVLNAETGEPETILADWTVLATGGVGQVFLHSTNAPGCVGAGISMAFRAGVELANLEFMQFHPTALYEERSYRRPLITEAMRGEGARLLDDRGEAFMLRHDKRGDLAPRDVVAQAMVEEMLRRGVPCLYLDVSGVKQDLPTRFPTVFNQCLEIGIDIRKEPIPVVPAAHYFCGGILTDTFGRTSMPGLYAIGECACTGLHGANRLASTSLLEAAVWGQSCGQHLARITASGREAIPRALAAAIPDWRHEGNEHHDDPALVAQDWANIRNTMWNYVGISRSKARLRRAFEDMRDLVRHIHDFYKGTRISKPLVDLFHGSQTAYVITQAAMRNKNSIGCHHRVD is encoded by the coding sequence ATGAGCTCGACACGTCGTCACGTCACCATCCTGATCATCGGTTCCGGCATCGCCGGTTGTACTGCCGCCCTTACCCTGGCCGATGCCGGGCGTGACGTGCTGCTCATCAACGCCGGTCCCGACCTGGACGACGGCAACACCCCTCTGGCCCAGGGCGGCATCATCTACAAGGCCGCAGATACCCCCCGTGACGCCGAAGCCCGCGCCCTCGAGCACGACATCCTCGTGGCGGGCCACCGCTACAACAACAACCGCGCCGTGCGCTTCCTCTGCCGTCAGGGCCCCGACTGCGTGGACAATATGCTCATCGAGCGCGCCGGGGTCGATTTTGACCGCAACGAGGACGGCACCTACAACCTCACCCGCGAAGGCGGTCACGGTGCCCACCGCATCCTCCACAAGGCCGACTATTCCGGCCGCGCCCTCATGGACGGCCTGGCCGCCCAGGTGAAGATCCATCCGCGCATCACCTGCCTGCACAACCATTCGGCCATCGACCTGCTGACCACCCACCACCACGCCAAGAACTCCCAGTACCGCTACAGCGTCACCAACCGCTGCCTGGGCGCCTACGTGCTCAATGCCGAGACCGGCGAGCCCGAAACCATCCTGGCCGACTGGACCGTCCTGGCCACCGGCGGCGTGGGGCAGGTCTTCCTGCACTCCACCAACGCTCCCGGCTGTGTGGGGGCGGGCATCTCCATGGCCTTCCGCGCCGGTGTGGAACTGGCCAACCTGGAATTCATGCAGTTCCATCCCACGGCCCTGTATGAGGAACGCAGCTACCGCCGTCCGCTCATCACCGAGGCCATGCGCGGTGAGGGCGCCCGTCTGCTGGACGACCGCGGCGAGGCCTTCATGCTCCGCCACGACAAGCGCGGCGACCTGGCCCCCCGTGACGTGGTGGCCCAGGCCATGGTGGAAGAGATGCTGCGCCGGGGCGTGCCCTGCCTGTACCTCGATGTGAGCGGCGTCAAGCAGGATCTGCCCACGCGCTTCCCCACGGTCTTCAACCAGTGCCTTGAGATCGGCATCGACATCCGCAAGGAGCCCATCCCCGTAGTGCCCGCGGCCCACTACTTCTGCGGTGGCATCCTCACCGACACCTTCGGCCGTACGTCCATGCCCGGCCTGTACGCCATCGGTGAATGCGCCTGCACCGGCCTGCACGGCGCCAACCGTCTGGCCAGCACTTCCCTGCTGGAAGCCGCCGTCTGGGGCCAGAGCTGCGGCCAGCACCTGGCGCGCATCACGGCCTCCGGCCGCGAAGCCATCCCCCGCGCCCTGGCGGCCGCCATCCCCGACTGGCGCCACGAAGGCAACGAGCACCACGACGACCCGGCCCTGGTGGCCCAGGACTGGGCCAACATCCGCAACACCATGTGGAACTACGTGGGCATCTCGCGCTCCAAGGCCCGCCTGCGCCGGGCTTTCGAAGACATGCGCGACCTGGTGCGCCATATCCACGACTTCTACAAGGGCACGCGCATCTCCAAGCCGCTGGTGGATCTTTTCCACGGCTCCCAGACGGCCTACGTCATCACCCAGGCCGCCATGCGCAACAAGAACAGCATCGGCTGCCACCATCGCGTGGACTAG
- a CDS encoding class I SAM-dependent rRNA methyltransferase: MKTLWLKKGEDRRIRAGHLWIFSNEIDSAKSPLPDFEPGENATLRDARGAVLGSVFVNPHSLICARLYSRKADLPLDADLLRQRLQSALGLRQRLYNQPWYRLCHGEGDLLPGLVMDRFGDHLTVQVGTWGMEARKEELREVLGELLQPRSILWDNDIAARSLEGLPRENESEGPVPDVLEVPENGCIFRAPLQGGQKTGWFYDQRRNRREAARYAAGADVLDIFCYAGGFGGTAAAAGARSVTFLDASPQALALATENAARNAPELARTKAIEGLCGDAFERLAELDAQGRRFSLICLDPPAFIKRRKDFAQGLAAYRKINALAMQLLTPGGVFVSCSCSHHLPAESLRSCVQQAAARRKWQARILYAGGQGADHPVHAAMPETAYLKCFIAHLLP, encoded by the coding sequence ATGAAGACACTTTGGCTGAAAAAAGGGGAAGACCGCCGCATCCGTGCCGGCCACCTGTGGATTTTCAGCAACGAGATAGACAGCGCCAAAAGTCCCCTGCCCGACTTTGAGCCCGGCGAGAACGCCACCCTGCGCGACGCGCGCGGGGCCGTGCTGGGCAGCGTCTTCGTCAACCCGCATTCGCTCATCTGCGCCCGTCTCTACAGCCGCAAGGCCGACCTGCCCCTGGACGCGGACCTGCTGCGCCAGCGTCTGCAAAGCGCCCTGGGCCTGCGCCAGCGCCTCTACAACCAGCCCTGGTACCGCCTGTGCCACGGCGAGGGCGATCTGCTGCCCGGCCTGGTCATGGACCGTTTCGGCGACCACCTCACCGTGCAGGTCGGCACCTGGGGCATGGAAGCCCGCAAGGAAGAACTGCGCGAAGTGCTGGGCGAACTTTTGCAGCCCCGCTCCATCCTTTGGGACAATGATATCGCCGCCCGTTCGCTGGAAGGCCTGCCCCGCGAGAACGAGAGCGAGGGCCCGGTGCCCGACGTGCTGGAAGTGCCGGAAAACGGCTGCATCTTCCGGGCCCCCCTGCAGGGCGGCCAGAAGACCGGCTGGTTCTATGACCAGCGCCGCAACCGCCGCGAGGCCGCCCGCTACGCCGCAGGCGCCGATGTGCTGGACATCTTTTGCTACGCCGGCGGCTTCGGCGGGACGGCCGCCGCTGCCGGTGCCCGTTCCGTGACCTTCCTGGACGCCTCGCCGCAGGCCCTGGCCCTGGCCACGGAGAACGCGGCCCGCAACGCGCCCGAACTGGCCCGCACCAAGGCCATCGAAGGCCTGTGCGGCGATGCCTTCGAACGTCTGGCCGAGCTGGACGCCCAGGGCCGCCGCTTCTCGCTCATCTGCCTGGATCCGCCCGCCTTCATCAAGCGCCGCAAGGACTTTGCCCAGGGCCTGGCCGCCTACCGCAAGATCAATGCCCTGGCCATGCAGCTCTTGACGCCGGGCGGTGTCTTTGTAAGCTGTTCCTGTTCACACCACCTGCCCGCCGAGTCCCTGCGTTCCTGCGTGCAGCAGGCCGCCGCCCGCCGCAAGTGGCAGGCCCGCATCCTCTATGCGGGCGGACAGGGTGCGGACCATCCCGTGCATGCTGCCATGCCCGAGACGGCCTATCTCAAATGTTTCATCGCGCATCTGCTGCCGTAA
- a CDS encoding pyridoxal-phosphate-dependent aminotransferase family protein — protein MLNKKRLLTPGPTPLPEEVRLALAQDMIHHRKGQFKEIMQRVQGHLRELFGTTQPVLPLSCSGSGAMTAAVYNLFAPGEKVLVAEAGKFGERWVEIARSRGLECTVLSAPWGQAVKAEDVAAALDADPDIRGVLIQMSETSTGVLHPVREVAAITRTRNVLCVVDGISGVSLSPCPMDQWGVDCLVTGSQKGLMLPPGLALLALSARAWDKAEKTGTGCFYFDLCRERDNVLKNQTRFTTPVNLIVGLDVSLKMLLAGGLDAVYRKQWALTMFTRAAVKAMGLELLAPDDFAWGITSVLLPEGVDGNEVLRLAAEKHGIYMAGGQDQLKGRIVRIGHMGWVDWADMAAGLYALERSIVDAGGYIGARNYLEQGLAVYRAALEVTPGTPVSCPAVR, from the coding sequence ATGCTCAACAAAAAACGCCTCCTGACCCCCGGCCCCACGCCCCTGCCCGAAGAAGTCCGCCTTGCTCTGGCCCAGGACATGATCCACCACCGCAAGGGCCAGTTCAAGGAAATCATGCAGCGCGTACAGGGCCACCTGCGCGAGCTTTTCGGCACCACGCAGCCCGTCCTGCCCCTGTCCTGCTCCGGCAGCGGCGCCATGACCGCCGCCGTCTACAACCTGTTCGCCCCCGGCGAGAAAGTGCTGGTGGCCGAAGCCGGCAAGTTCGGCGAGCGCTGGGTGGAGATCGCCCGCTCCCGCGGTCTGGAATGCACCGTGCTGTCCGCCCCCTGGGGACAGGCCGTCAAGGCCGAGGACGTGGCCGCCGCCCTGGACGCCGATCCCGACATCCGCGGCGTGCTGATCCAGATGTCCGAGACCTCCACCGGCGTGCTCCATCCCGTGCGTGAGGTGGCGGCCATCACCCGCACCCGCAACGTGCTCTGCGTGGTGGACGGCATCTCCGGTGTCAGCCTCTCTCCTTGCCCCATGGACCAGTGGGGAGTGGACTGCCTGGTCACCGGCTCCCAGAAAGGCCTGATGCTGCCCCCCGGCCTGGCCCTGCTGGCCCTTTCCGCCCGCGCCTGGGACAAGGCCGAAAAGACCGGTACCGGCTGCTTCTATTTCGACCTGTGCCGCGAACGCGACAACGTGCTCAAGAACCAGACCCGTTTCACCACGCCCGTGAACCTCATCGTGGGCCTGGACGTGAGCCTGAAGATGCTGCTGGCCGGCGGCCTGGATGCCGTCTACCGCAAGCAGTGGGCCCTGACCATGTTCACCCGTGCCGCCGTCAAGGCCATGGGCCTGGAACTGCTGGCGCCCGATGACTTCGCCTGGGGCATCACCAGCGTGCTGCTGCCCGAAGGCGTGGACGGCAATGAGGTCCTGCGCCTGGCTGCCGAAAAGCACGGCATCTACATGGCCGGCGGACAGGACCAGCTCAAGGGCCGCATCGTGCGCATCGGCCACATGGGCTGGGTGGACTGGGCCGACATGGCCGCGGGCCTCTACGCCCTGGAACGCAGCATCGTGGACGCCGGCGGCTACATCGGCGCGCGCAACTACCTCGAACAGGGCCTGGCCGTGTACCGTGCCGCCCTCGAAGTGACGCCCGGCACGCCCGTGAGCTGCCCCGCCGTCCGCTAG
- a CDS encoding DUF1844 domain-containing protein, whose amino-acid sequence MSQNQCGCGGKGPLPEVTFSTFVLSLASAALVHLGEVADPETGQTGQQPELARHSISMLEMLHEKTTKGLDEQERKMLESILYELRMKYVIKCGPDSK is encoded by the coding sequence ATGAGTCAGAACCAATGCGGCTGCGGCGGCAAGGGCCCCCTGCCGGAAGTGACCTTCTCCACCTTCGTCCTTTCCCTGGCGTCCGCCGCCCTCGTGCATCTGGGCGAGGTGGCCGACCCCGAGACCGGCCAGACCGGCCAGCAGCCGGAACTTGCCCGGCACAGCATCAGCATGCTGGAGATGCTGCATGAAAAGACCACCAAGGGGCTGGACGAACAGGAGCGCAAGATGCTGGAGAGCATCCTTTACGAATTGCGCATGAAATACGTCATCAAATGCGGCCCGGACAGCAAATAA
- the argC gene encoding N-acetyl-gamma-glutamyl-phosphate reductase, with product MKIFKVGLVGVTGYTGMELARLLASHPRMKLEMACSRTESGLRLGEFYPFLEGLPGSDVVISIFDAKEAARRCDLVFLAVPHGKAMEMAGELLEAGTRVIDLSADFRLRDVNVYEDWYVPHTRRELLPEAVYGLPELYAAETAKARLVANPGCYPSSGILGLYAAFKHGLISPDNIVIDSKSGTSGAGRKPVVPSLFCEVYDTFRAYGLGKHRHTPEIEQEYSRAAGCDVRVSFNPHLVPMVRGILSTIYTTLRKPGTTLDEVHAAYCETWAQSPWVRVLPKGKLPETRFVRGSMFCDLGLVVDPRTNRLIVVSAIDNLCRGASGQALANANLMCGLPVDCGLNAAPMLP from the coding sequence ATGAAGATATTCAAAGTGGGTCTTGTGGGCGTCACCGGGTACACCGGCATGGAACTGGCCCGGCTGCTGGCCAGCCACCCCCGCATGAAACTGGAGATGGCCTGTTCCCGTACCGAATCCGGCCTGCGCCTGGGCGAGTTCTATCCCTTCCTCGAAGGCCTGCCCGGTTCTGACGTGGTCATCAGCATCTTCGATGCCAAGGAAGCCGCCCGCCGCTGCGACCTGGTCTTCCTGGCCGTGCCCCACGGCAAGGCCATGGAGATGGCCGGCGAACTGCTGGAGGCCGGGACCCGTGTCATCGACCTTTCCGCCGACTTCCGCCTGCGCGACGTCAATGTCTATGAAGACTGGTATGTGCCCCACACCCGCCGCGAGCTGCTGCCCGAGGCCGTCTACGGCCTGCCCGAGCTCTACGCCGCCGAGACCGCCAAGGCCCGCCTGGTGGCCAACCCCGGCTGCTATCCCTCGTCGGGCATCCTGGGCCTGTACGCCGCCTTCAAGCATGGCCTGATCTCGCCGGACAACATCGTCATCGACTCCAAGTCCGGCACCTCCGGCGCGGGCCGCAAGCCCGTGGTACCCTCCCTGTTCTGCGAAGTCTACGACACCTTCCGCGCCTACGGTCTGGGCAAGCACCGCCATACCCCCGAGATCGAGCAGGAATACAGCCGCGCCGCCGGTTGCGACGTGCGCGTCTCCTTCAACCCGCATCTGGTGCCCATGGTGCGCGGCATCCTGTCCACCATCTACACCACCCTGCGCAAGCCCGGCACCACCCTGGACGAAGTCCACGCCGCCTACTGCGAGACCTGGGCCCAGAGCCCCTGGGTCCGCGTGCTGCCCAAGGGCAAGCTGCCCGAGACCCGCTTCGTGCGCGGCAGCATGTTCTGCGACCTCGGCCTGGTGGTGGACCCGCGTACCAACCGCCTCATCGTGGTCTCGGCCATCGACAACCTCTGCCGCGGTGCCTCCGGCCAGGCCCTGGCCAATGCCAACCTCATGTGCGGCCTGCCCGTGGACTGCGGCCTCAACGCCGCGCCCATGCTGCCCTAG
- the hypD gene encoding hydrogenase formation protein HypD, which yields MSLSSPYQDPALCRALLDRLQTALDGRELRFMEVCGTHTVSIFQSGLRSLLPKEVTHLSGPGCPVCVTHDAEVAAFLDLAGRDGVIIATFGDLLRVPGPGGRSLKHAQAQGARIEIVYSPLDALNIAAANPGDTVVFLGIGFETTAPTVAATLMMAEQRKLDNFCVLSLHKLVPPVLRALLDDKDGCGVQAFLLPGHVSTILGLEPYGFLASEYRVPAVVGGFEPVDILQALCIMAEQRRDDAPAVVNAYQRAVSDQGNPRARALLETYFMPSDALWRGLGPIPNSGLALRPAYERFDAMKRLDITLPDVPPLPGCRCGQVLKGRITPPQCPLFGKACTPASPVGPCMVSTEGSCAAYFKYMA from the coding sequence ATGTCCCTGAGCTCTCCCTATCAGGACCCCGCGCTCTGCCGCGCCCTGCTGGACCGCCTGCAAACGGCCCTGGACGGCCGCGAGCTGCGCTTCATGGAAGTCTGCGGCACGCACACCGTGTCCATCTTCCAGAGCGGCCTGCGTTCCCTGCTGCCCAAGGAAGTCACGCACCTGTCCGGGCCGGGCTGCCCCGTCTGCGTCACCCACGACGCCGAAGTGGCCGCCTTCCTCGATCTGGCCGGTCGTGACGGCGTCATCATCGCCACCTTCGGCGACCTGCTGCGCGTGCCCGGCCCCGGCGGCCGCAGCCTCAAGCACGCCCAGGCCCAGGGGGCCCGCATCGAGATCGTCTACTCGCCGCTGGACGCCCTGAACATCGCCGCCGCCAACCCCGGTGACACCGTGGTCTTCCTGGGCATCGGCTTCGAGACCACCGCACCCACCGTGGCCGCCACCCTCATGATGGCCGAGCAGCGCAAGCTGGACAATTTCTGCGTGCTTTCCCTGCACAAGCTGGTGCCGCCCGTGCTGCGCGCCCTGCTGGACGACAAGGACGGCTGCGGTGTCCAGGCCTTTTTGCTGCCGGGGCACGTCTCCACCATCCTCGGCCTGGAGCCCTACGGCTTCCTGGCCTCGGAATACCGCGTCCCCGCCGTGGTGGGCGGCTTCGAGCCCGTGGACATCCTGCAGGCCCTCTGCATCATGGCCGAACAGCGCCGCGATGACGCCCCGGCCGTGGTCAATGCCTACCAGCGCGCCGTCAGCGACCAGGGCAATCCCCGCGCCCGCGCCCTGCTGGAGACCTACTTCATGCCGTCCGACGCCCTGTGGCGCGGCCTGGGCCCCATCCCGAACAGCGGCCTGGCCCTGCGGCCCGCCTATGAGCGCTTCGATGCCATGAAGCGCCTCGACATCACCCTGCCGGACGTGCCGCCCCTGCCGGGCTGCCGCTGCGGGCAGGTGCTCAAGGGACGCATCACGCCGCCGCAATGCCCCCTGTTCGGCAAGGCCTGTACCCCGGCCAGCCCCGTGGGGCCCTGCATGGTCTCCACCGAAGGCAGCTGCGCGGCCTACTTCAAGTATATGGCTTAG